A single window of Rubripirellula lacrimiformis DNA harbors:
- a CDS encoding NHL repeat-containing protein, whose product MRKKLLIRTDCQSIAEYLTKVVKKHGFAAVLGVALVAVAVPGSAQETAPTESGDSVATAQDAVKPQPAADVKSDVKSDVTAGDDTQTDPPAEKYSPAPDSDPSYPLAVAVTPNASGDGQDIYALDLDLPGVWLVDSKRSLFAAGTRLLRKPMNRPRCIAIDPRGGVFVGDSATREVYRIPEAGAAPQPLTDGYIGVAMAVCVSPDGKSLYVGDAEKRATFRLPIEGGKCELVARVNARGLAFDEQGTLWAVTPDAVAVVSIDVESGEVTEVVTGRPYQYPNGLSWNGNEGFVTDGYGKAIWKFTADGKTEKWHQGDPLVGPVGITATDDSIYVADPKQKQVYQFDRKSKAATPKL is encoded by the coding sequence ATGAGAAAAAAACTCCTAATCCGTACAGATTGCCAATCGATCGCCGAATACTTGACGAAAGTCGTTAAAAAGCATGGATTCGCAGCGGTTCTAGGCGTCGCTCTCGTCGCGGTCGCTGTTCCCGGATCGGCCCAGGAGACTGCGCCAACGGAATCTGGCGATTCTGTGGCAACTGCCCAGGATGCGGTGAAGCCACAGCCGGCGGCCGACGTGAAGTCCGACGTGAAGTCCGACGTGACGGCTGGCGACGACACTCAAACGGATCCGCCGGCCGAGAAATATTCGCCAGCCCCGGATTCCGACCCCAGCTATCCGTTGGCAGTCGCCGTCACCCCCAACGCCAGCGGTGATGGTCAGGACATCTATGCGCTCGATCTGGATCTGCCCGGCGTTTGGTTGGTCGATTCGAAACGCTCGCTTTTCGCTGCCGGCACCCGGCTGTTGCGCAAACCAATGAATCGTCCACGGTGCATCGCGATCGACCCACGCGGAGGCGTGTTTGTCGGTGACTCAGCCACTCGCGAGGTCTATCGGATTCCCGAAGCGGGGGCCGCACCCCAGCCGCTAACCGATGGATACATTGGCGTCGCGATGGCGGTTTGCGTTTCGCCCGATGGCAAGTCGCTGTACGTCGGCGACGCCGAAAAACGGGCCACGTTTCGTTTGCCGATCGAAGGTGGCAAGTGCGAACTGGTTGCCAGAGTCAACGCACGTGGTCTGGCGTTCGACGAACAGGGCACCCTATGGGCGGTTACCCCGGACGCCGTGGCAGTGGTCAGCATCGATGTCGAATCGGGCGAAGTCACCGAAGTCGTCACCGGCCGTCCCTACCAGTATCCCAACGGTTTGTCATGGAATGGGAACGAAGGTTTTGTCACCGACGGGTATGGCAAAGCGATCTGGAAATTCACCGCCGACGGGAAGACCGAAAAGTGGCACCAGGGGGACCCCTTGGTCGGGCCGGTCGGCATCACCGCAACGGACGATTCGATTTACGTCGCTGATCCAAAACAGAAACAGGTCTACCAGTTCGACCGAAAGTCGAAAGCGGCCACACCCAAGCTGTGA
- a CDS encoding DUF6666 family protein, with translation MANQPAQAPLNGRLVRSSVASRGGPVRQVGYLDDCQNGCAPGCDCFDSGPSCGMEASCGFEPGCGVEGCVTCGEATCGVESMLGGPVYQGGSACRMASYGQCGCDACCADSIPVFLPILRINWARFQFFAGVQGFKGPMNFANTDAANPNSRSGSGSFGFYEGLNEGRNLKPLLGLDISAQLGFRATQSNLSGTEFTGDSRNQFFLTGGFFRQVDYGLQYGVVFDYLNDDWWFQGNMTQLRGELSWKTNDCHTFGFQFMSGLDGDSSDGIVRNTAGNIVRTTVNFDPTDQYRFFYRRLLPGTGDWTAFAGWTDDSDGILGATLNLPLRQKLVLSTGATFLIPDDNSVAFDNRDEGWNISLGLVYRPGGPIGCGRYCRPMFDVADNGTFMVDQR, from the coding sequence TTGGCGAACCAACCCGCCCAGGCTCCGCTGAACGGAAGATTGGTCCGGTCCTCGGTCGCGTCGCGAGGCGGCCCGGTCCGCCAAGTAGGATATTTGGACGACTGCCAAAACGGATGCGCCCCGGGCTGCGACTGTTTTGATTCCGGGCCTAGCTGTGGAATGGAAGCATCCTGCGGATTCGAACCTGGCTGTGGCGTGGAGGGCTGTGTCACCTGCGGCGAGGCAACGTGCGGCGTCGAATCGATGCTAGGCGGCCCGGTCTATCAAGGCGGATCAGCATGCCGCATGGCTAGTTACGGTCAATGCGGGTGTGATGCCTGCTGTGCCGACAGCATCCCCGTGTTCTTGCCAATCCTAAGAATCAACTGGGCTCGATTCCAATTTTTCGCGGGCGTGCAGGGCTTCAAAGGCCCCATGAACTTTGCCAACACAGACGCCGCGAACCCCAATTCCCGTAGCGGATCGGGCAGCTTTGGATTCTATGAAGGTCTCAACGAAGGACGAAATCTGAAACCGTTGTTGGGATTAGACATTTCTGCCCAGCTAGGCTTTCGGGCCACACAGTCCAATTTGTCAGGTACTGAATTCACAGGCGACAGTCGCAACCAATTCTTTCTCACCGGCGGCTTCTTTCGCCAAGTCGACTACGGACTTCAGTACGGTGTCGTCTTTGACTACCTGAACGATGATTGGTGGTTCCAAGGCAATATGACTCAACTGCGTGGCGAACTGAGCTGGAAGACCAACGACTGCCATACGTTTGGGTTCCAATTCATGTCCGGCCTCGATGGCGATTCGTCCGACGGCATCGTTCGAAACACCGCTGGCAACATTGTCCGCACCACGGTCAACTTCGACCCGACCGACCAGTACCGTTTTTTCTATCGCCGGCTATTGCCGGGAACGGGCGATTGGACCGCGTTCGCCGGATGGACCGACGACAGCGACGGGATCTTAGGGGCAACATTGAATTTGCCACTGAGACAGAAATTGGTGCTATCGACCGGCGCGACCTTCCTGATTCCTGACGACAACTCGGTCGCCTTTGATAACCGCGACGAGGGCTGGAACATTTCGCTGGGGTTGGTCTATCGCCCCGGCGGACCGATCGGATGTGGACGATATTGTCGACCGATGTTTGACGTCGCCGACAACGGCACCTTCATGGTCGACCAGCGATAG
- a CDS encoding SlyX family protein: MNDHDSGSSKRLTDLEVQMAHVQRLYEQLNDVVTQEAMRADRMQRRLDALTQQLKDVKSKSAEPATDPLDEKPPHY; this comes from the coding sequence ATGAACGATCACGATTCTGGTAGCAGCAAACGGCTGACGGATTTAGAAGTCCAGATGGCGCACGTCCAGCGGCTGTACGAGCAGTTGAACGATGTCGTCACGCAAGAGGCTATGCGGGCGGATCGGATGCAACGGCGTCTCGATGCGTTGACCCAACAGCTAAAGGACGTCAAATCCAAGTCGGCCGAACCGGCCACCGATCCGCTAGACGAGAAACCGCCGCACTATTGA
- a CDS encoding TIM barrel protein: protein MTATPPILISGFADEAANEKQAVQQYSAFAALGLRYYSIRFIDAGEGIKNVMALSDPEVQHLVKMQADYGLKVSSIGSPIGKVKLQDVDDGSSNKYIPFDQYLREDVATACDRAEAFGAKLLRGFAFYHPKGTDPAEHVDQVADQLGQIAEVCDQRGLTFGLEVEANLVGQTGDLLKTIAAKVNHPAMLTIFDGANIVTQGFTADETYAQYLAMKPSLGWVHIKDYHDPSPTGRIQHVDEASLANFVPADIGDCGHEAILRDMKDFLPELHSRMTARGADGVFMDLEPHVKGGGQFGGFSGPDGFGVAMRGLCRVLDYVGIPYSLRSFDDIKS from the coding sequence ATGACAGCCACCCCCCCGATCCTGATCAGCGGTTTTGCCGACGAAGCGGCCAACGAAAAACAAGCCGTCCAACAGTACAGCGCGTTTGCAGCTCTGGGACTGCGGTACTATTCGATCCGCTTCATTGACGCCGGCGAAGGCATCAAGAATGTCATGGCGCTGTCGGATCCCGAAGTCCAACACCTGGTCAAAATGCAGGCCGACTACGGACTGAAGGTCAGCAGCATCGGATCGCCAATCGGCAAGGTCAAACTGCAAGACGTCGATGACGGGTCCAGCAACAAATACATCCCGTTCGACCAATACCTTCGCGAAGACGTGGCGACCGCTTGTGATCGCGCCGAAGCGTTCGGTGCCAAACTGCTGCGTGGTTTTGCGTTCTATCACCCCAAGGGCACCGACCCGGCCGAACATGTCGACCAGGTCGCGGATCAATTGGGCCAAATCGCCGAAGTCTGTGACCAACGCGGTCTGACATTCGGATTGGAAGTCGAAGCCAACTTGGTCGGTCAAACCGGTGACCTGTTGAAGACGATCGCTGCCAAAGTCAATCACCCGGCAATGCTGACCATCTTCGATGGTGCCAACATCGTCACCCAAGGCTTCACCGCGGATGAAACCTACGCTCAGTATCTGGCCATGAAACCCAGCTTGGGTTGGGTGCACATCAAGGATTATCACGATCCGTCGCCGACCGGACGGATCCAACATGTCGACGAAGCCAGTCTGGCCAATTTTGTGCCCGCCGATATCGGCGATTGTGGCCACGAAGCCATCCTGCGTGACATGAAAGACTTCCTGCCCGAACTGCACTCGCGGATGACCGCTCGCGGCGCCGACGGTGTGTTCATGGATTTGGAACCACACGTCAAAGGTGGCGGCCAGTTCGGTGGGTTCAGCGGACCCGATGGGTTCGGTGTCGCCATGCGTGGGCTGTGCCGTGTGCTCGATTACGTTGGCATTCCGTATTCGCTACGCTCGTTCGACGACATCAAATCCTGA
- the queF gene encoding preQ(1) synthase: MSSSDKFREILEVFDNPAPNRNFTIEHHCPEFTSVCPKTGQPDYGTIVFSYVPDETCVELKSLKMYLQAFRNEGIFYEAVTNRIMDDFVAAVKPRSATVESRWTPRGGLQSNIVVRYPEN, from the coding sequence TTGAGTAGCTCAGATAAATTTCGGGAAATCTTGGAAGTCTTCGACAACCCTGCCCCGAATCGAAACTTTACGATCGAACATCACTGCCCCGAGTTCACGTCGGTTTGTCCGAAAACCGGCCAGCCAGATTATGGCACCATCGTATTCAGTTACGTGCCCGATGAAACGTGCGTCGAATTGAAAAGCCTGAAGATGTATCTGCAGGCGTTTCGCAACGAAGGTATCTTCTACGAAGCGGTGACGAACCGGATCATGGACGACTTTGTCGCTGCCGTAAAGCCTCGAAGTGCTACCGTCGAAAGCCGCTGGACGCCTCGCGGCGGCCTGCAAAGCAACATCGTCGTTCGCTATCCGGAAAACTAG
- a CDS encoding 7-carboxy-7-deazaguanine synthase QueE produces the protein MTSTGEIRFSHASPEATRGTAPVPNSNLPTVSASRLRVAETFVSRQGEGKLTGQQSFFVRTSGCNLRCWFCDTPYASWKPEGPHQTVAAIADEIAAAGVQHVVLTGGEPMLPESVGELCQILSDRGHHITIETAGTIDRDWPCDLMSISPKLAASSPEPREHPRWASLHQERRMPIPVMRNLISRARDVQVKFVVDSPDEFDEILAVVDELSKPDPNSPTQSLLASDDIWIMPQGITEAALDQAATWLRPWSDQQGFRYCDRMQIRWYGNKRGT, from the coding sequence ATGACTTCCACGGGTGAAATTCGATTCTCGCACGCCTCGCCGGAAGCGACCAGGGGGACCGCGCCAGTCCCCAATTCGAACTTGCCAACGGTTTCGGCGTCCAGGCTGCGTGTTGCAGAGACCTTTGTCAGCCGTCAAGGCGAAGGAAAGCTCACCGGCCAGCAGAGTTTCTTTGTCCGGACCAGCGGTTGCAACCTGCGATGCTGGTTTTGTGACACGCCGTACGCATCATGGAAACCCGAGGGTCCGCACCAAACGGTCGCAGCGATCGCCGATGAAATCGCCGCCGCGGGAGTCCAACACGTCGTGCTGACCGGCGGCGAACCGATGCTGCCCGAATCGGTTGGTGAGCTCTGCCAAATCCTGTCCGACCGTGGCCATCACATCACGATCGAAACGGCCGGCACCATCGATCGCGATTGGCCCTGCGACCTGATGTCGATCAGCCCCAAATTGGCCGCCAGCAGTCCAGAGCCGCGAGAACACCCTCGCTGGGCTTCATTGCACCAAGAACGTCGGATGCCGATCCCCGTGATGCGAAACCTGATTTCGCGTGCCCGGGACGTGCAGGTCAAATTTGTGGTCGATTCCCCCGATGAATTTGACGAAATCCTGGCCGTCGTGGACGAACTTTCCAAACCGGACCCGAATTCGCCCACCCAATCGCTGCTGGCCAGCGACGACATTTGGATCATGCCGCAAGGGATTACCGAAGCGGCGTTGGACCAAGCGGCGACCTGGCTGCGGCCATGGTCGGACCAACAGGGATTTCGATACTGTGACCGCATGCAGATCCGATGGTACGGAAACAAACGTGGCACCTAA
- a CDS encoding SMP-30/gluconolactonase/LRE family protein, whose protein sequence is MRTAFLILCCLSSAGHLFAQTPETIGRIERTDPALDGLIAPDAKIEVLAGGFTWTEGPVWVADDQGGHLLFSDIPRNSIFRWSERDGITLFMNPSGYTGATYYGLEPGSNGLAIDSQGRLTACEHGDRRISVLTRGGGKRTLVDNYQGRRLNSPNDLVFDSTGAIYFTDPPYGLPERAADPRRELDFCGVYRLAADGKLTLLTKQLTRPNGIALSPDEKTLVVAQSDSERPIWMSFPIQDEGDQGDKKLGDGTVIADATEWSKEFAGAPDGLAIHQDGTIFASGPGGIYVMTPAGKLLGRLITGQRTSNCTFDQDQKTLYITADSFVCRVRMK, encoded by the coding sequence ATGCGAACTGCCTTTTTGATCCTCTGTTGCCTGTCGTCTGCCGGCCATCTGTTTGCCCAGACGCCTGAAACCATCGGCCGAATCGAACGAACCGATCCCGCACTGGATGGGCTGATTGCCCCGGATGCCAAAATTGAGGTGTTGGCGGGCGGATTCACATGGACCGAGGGCCCGGTATGGGTCGCCGACGACCAGGGTGGCCACCTGTTGTTTTCGGACATTCCACGCAACAGCATTTTCCGTTGGTCCGAACGCGATGGCATTACCCTATTCATGAATCCCAGCGGTTACACCGGAGCCACCTATTATGGGCTGGAACCGGGCAGCAACGGGCTGGCGATCGATTCGCAGGGTCGCTTGACCGCCTGCGAACACGGCGATCGCCGGATCTCGGTTTTGACTCGCGGCGGTGGCAAACGAACCTTGGTCGACAACTATCAGGGCCGCCGACTGAACAGCCCGAACGATCTAGTATTCGATTCAACTGGCGCGATCTATTTCACCGACCCGCCCTACGGATTGCCAGAACGTGCCGCCGACCCACGTCGTGAACTGGACTTCTGTGGCGTCTATCGATTGGCTGCCGACGGAAAATTGACGCTGCTGACCAAACAATTGACACGCCCCAATGGCATCGCACTGTCACCGGACGAAAAGACATTGGTGGTTGCCCAAAGCGATTCCGAGCGACCGATTTGGATGTCGTTTCCGATCCAAGACGAAGGTGACCAGGGCGACAAAAAGTTGGGCGACGGTACTGTCATCGCCGATGCGACCGAATGGTCGAAAGAATTCGCCGGTGCTCCCGACGGTTTGGCGATCCACCAAGACGGCACCATCTTTGCCAGCGGCCCCGGCGGAATCTATGTGATGACCCCAGCGGGAAAACTTCTGGGCCGTCTGATCACCGGTCAACGGACCAGCAACTGCACCTTCGATCAGGACCAGAAAACGCTATATATCACGGCTGACAGCTTCGTTTGCCGCGTTCGAATGAAGTGA
- a CDS encoding 30S ribosomal protein S1 produces MTTGDHSAPETDPTAAGNAASTPSASESASAATQPTAETTPNPESDTAVTDAASGQPQASGAPESSAASTDSDSKTSGSQAKAARGAGPLSARGLGIAKPSSPTVSAEDLAKQTGVQPKPEGQPKKKKAPRPRLAGDKATADKPKEAGAYSTGSGDPDKTPRPKTPQRVAVPNRRMGLSDDLQAELDAELAAADVDAILGGSAGMPERKTPLEENARVSGQVLKVDKEFVFVALGGPDEGMVPFEQFTEEPAVGSSIEVVIRGFASADGLYVLGLPGGAIDVSDWEDIEEGAIVEATITGHNTGGLECKVGGARGFIPMGQISEHRIEDASEFVDQKFLCVVTEANARRGNLVLSRRAILEREREEKRKEQLESIEVGQVVEGIVRSVKDFGAFVDLGGLDGLIHISKLSWDRVAHPSEVVEVGQKVAVQIDKVDKETGKIGLSFRDLQENPWDTAEGEFEVGSIHTGSVTRIAAFGCFVKLTAGVEGLVHISEVANHRVSRVDAFVSEGQDVEVKVLSFDRDAQKIGLSMKQVNAPAVESSKPVEEEEEQRDVAVKPMHAGPLKGGNNTASGGEKFGLRW; encoded by the coding sequence ATGACCACCGGCGACCATTCGGCTCCCGAAACGGACCCTACCGCGGCGGGAAACGCTGCCTCCACCCCCTCGGCCTCGGAATCTGCTTCGGCAGCAACCCAGCCGACAGCGGAAACAACACCGAATCCTGAGTCCGATACGGCTGTGACCGACGCTGCCTCCGGCCAGCCCCAAGCTTCGGGTGCTCCGGAATCCAGTGCCGCGTCCACCGATTCGGATTCGAAAACGTCGGGATCGCAGGCCAAGGCCGCACGCGGTGCTGGGCCGCTTTCGGCGCGTGGACTTGGGATCGCGAAACCTTCTTCGCCAACGGTGAGCGCGGAAGATCTGGCAAAACAAACCGGGGTTCAACCTAAACCCGAGGGGCAACCGAAAAAGAAAAAAGCACCTCGTCCGCGACTAGCTGGCGATAAAGCGACTGCGGACAAGCCCAAGGAAGCCGGCGCCTACAGCACCGGATCGGGCGATCCCGACAAAACGCCGCGGCCCAAAACTCCCCAACGAGTCGCTGTGCCGAATCGCCGGATGGGATTGTCGGACGATCTGCAAGCCGAACTGGATGCCGAATTGGCGGCGGCCGATGTCGATGCAATCTTGGGTGGTTCAGCCGGGATGCCAGAGCGGAAGACACCGCTGGAAGAAAACGCACGAGTCAGCGGACAGGTGCTGAAGGTTGACAAGGAATTCGTCTTTGTCGCTCTTGGCGGTCCCGACGAAGGCATGGTCCCCTTCGAACAGTTCACCGAAGAACCTGCCGTTGGGTCATCCATCGAAGTCGTGATCCGCGGCTTTGCATCGGCCGACGGACTTTACGTCCTGGGACTTCCCGGCGGTGCGATCGATGTTTCCGATTGGGAAGACATCGAAGAAGGCGCGATCGTCGAAGCGACCATCACCGGACACAACACCGGCGGACTGGAATGCAAGGTTGGCGGAGCTCGCGGATTCATTCCGATGGGTCAGATTTCCGAACACCGCATCGAAGACGCCAGCGAATTTGTTGACCAGAAATTCTTGTGTGTCGTGACCGAAGCGAACGCTCGTCGTGGCAACTTGGTGCTAAGCCGTCGTGCGATCTTGGAACGCGAACGCGAAGAGAAACGCAAGGAACAACTGGAAAGCATCGAAGTCGGTCAAGTCGTCGAAGGTATCGTTCGAAGCGTCAAAGACTTTGGCGCATTCGTCGACCTGGGCGGGCTGGACGGATTGATCCACATCAGCAAACTGAGCTGGGATCGGGTTGCCCACCCCAGCGAAGTGGTCGAAGTCGGTCAAAAAGTTGCGGTGCAGATCGACAAAGTCGACAAAGAGACCGGCAAGATCGGCCTGTCGTTCCGCGACCTGCAAGAAAACCCCTGGGACACCGCCGAAGGCGAATTTGAAGTCGGATCGATCCACACCGGATCGGTCACCCGAATCGCTGCCTTCGGTTGCTTTGTCAAACTGACCGCGGGTGTCGAAGGACTCGTCCACATCTCGGAAGTTGCCAACCACCGTGTCAGCCGCGTCGACGCCTTCGTCAGCGAAGGACAAGACGTCGAAGTGAAGGTCCTGTCGTTTGACCGCGACGCTCAAAAGATTGGTCTGTCGATGAAACAGGTCAATGCACCGGCGGTTGAATCGTCGAAACCGGTCGAAGAAGAAGAGGAACAGCGCGACGTCGCCGTCAAACCCATGCACGCTGGCCCGCTGAAGGGCGGCAACAACACGGCATCGGGCGGCGAGAAGTTTGGCCTTCGCTGGTAA
- a CDS encoding DUF1559 family PulG-like putative transporter, with protein sequence MRSSTRLAGYTLVELLVVIAIIGILVSISVPAVMEARRTMARAQCAENLRQLSLATIGFESTAGHMPGYLQQFGEFAGGTDPSDFSNYGGNVPPHIKIGGWPIAIMGSLGYQPAYERWSLDRYPIIANHQSSVTPTEDGYHAYAATNIESFICPSASNYLATRGINHYIANTGMHVDSFPMTYTRPGQASRSVDFLKSSNRSNGIFNNQYAGFDAAAPTTQIPTGKRFHSDHCKDGTSQTMLLSENNQAQATYRTRLANDTSHLTSIATIGGNRWVAYPPKSRYAQGAVFHFEDPHAFAGAAPVDPIHKINGGDVYIDVMTNANASDLARPSSLHTGGVNMAMVDGSVRFVGNWIDYQTYQALLTPAGRNSDMPNNEFIPVDLP encoded by the coding sequence ATGCGTTCATCCACTCGCTTGGCTGGCTATACGCTGGTCGAACTGCTGGTCGTCATTGCGATCATCGGGATCTTGGTCAGCATTTCCGTTCCCGCCGTGATGGAGGCCCGCCGCACGATGGCGCGTGCACAATGCGCCGAAAATCTTCGGCAACTGTCTCTGGCGACAATCGGATTTGAATCGACGGCGGGGCACATGCCTGGGTACCTGCAACAGTTCGGTGAATTTGCTGGCGGCACCGACCCCAGCGATTTTTCGAACTACGGCGGCAACGTCCCACCGCACATCAAGATTGGCGGATGGCCGATCGCGATCATGGGATCGCTGGGATACCAACCGGCATACGAACGCTGGAGCTTGGATCGGTACCCGATCATTGCAAACCATCAATCAAGCGTGACACCGACCGAAGATGGCTATCACGCCTACGCAGCAACCAATATCGAATCATTCATCTGCCCAAGCGCCAGCAACTACCTGGCCACTCGCGGAATCAACCATTACATCGCGAACACGGGGATGCACGTCGATTCATTTCCAATGACGTACACGCGGCCCGGCCAAGCATCCAGATCGGTCGATTTCTTGAAGTCGTCGAACCGTTCCAACGGAATCTTCAACAATCAGTACGCTGGCTTTGATGCAGCGGCGCCCACCACGCAGATTCCCACCGGCAAACGATTCCATTCCGACCACTGCAAAGACGGAACCAGCCAGACGATGCTGTTGAGCGAGAACAATCAAGCCCAGGCGACCTACCGCACTCGATTGGCCAACGACACGTCTCACCTCACATCGATCGCGACCATCGGCGGCAATCGATGGGTGGCATACCCGCCGAAGTCACGCTACGCCCAGGGTGCCGTATTCCACTTCGAAGACCCGCATGCATTTGCCGGGGCTGCACCGGTGGATCCGATTCACAAGATCAACGGTGGCGATGTCTACATTGATGTAATGACCAACGCCAACGCATCGGACCTGGCTCGCCCCTCGTCGCTCCATACCGGTGGAGTGAACATGGCGATGGTCGATGGAAGCGTGCGGTTCGTCGGCAATTGGATCGATTACCAAACCTACCAGGCCCTGTTGACCCCAGCAGGCCGCAACAGCGACATGCCGAACAACGAGTTCATCCCAGTGGACCTACCGTAA
- the tig gene encoding trigger factor: MSTSTENQLTDVAEEKAPLKLEIKVESPQACLREVIVTIPHSEVERYLKDAYDELVPEAQVPGFRSGRAPRKLVEKQFRDRVEEQVKGALLMDSLAQVTEDDSFNAIGEPDFDYNSIKIPASGDFKFQFQIEVRPEFKTPEWKGMSLNKPVEEIADEDVQEALDRVLARYGSLEGTDAPAETGDKLLITAKFKKDGKVLSTMDEERVDLNDRLSLSDGVCEDFGSLMTGVKEGETRKGKVKVADGASDEAMQGQEVDAEFHVVEVLKLELPEMTEEFLGELGDFESEQELRDFVRDSLTRQADYRTQQAVRKTVVDLLTGSADFELPATLVRRQTARELERKVLELRRSGFDDDMIRRFVNASRQNAQATTESALREHFILEQIAEEEKIDAEEADYAAEIALIAQQSDMPERRVRARLEKQGQMDALRNQIVERKVIELVVESAKVTEEPVDKKTGEEGSEFAVYHNVLPTKDAEVIPTAKYDDGSAPDTEKKPTERDTED, from the coding sequence ATGTCCACCTCTACCGAGAACCAACTCACCGACGTCGCTGAAGAAAAGGCACCGCTGAAGTTGGAAATCAAAGTCGAAAGCCCGCAAGCATGTTTGCGCGAGGTTATCGTCACGATTCCGCACTCCGAGGTAGAGCGGTACCTCAAAGACGCTTACGACGAATTGGTTCCCGAGGCACAAGTGCCCGGTTTCCGCAGTGGTCGTGCACCACGCAAGTTGGTCGAAAAGCAATTCCGCGACCGTGTTGAAGAACAGGTCAAAGGCGCGCTGTTGATGGACAGCTTGGCCCAAGTCACCGAAGACGACAGCTTCAACGCAATCGGTGAACCTGACTTCGACTACAACTCGATCAAGATTCCCGCGTCGGGCGATTTTAAATTCCAGTTCCAAATCGAAGTGCGTCCTGAATTCAAGACGCCCGAGTGGAAGGGGATGAGCCTGAACAAACCTGTCGAAGAAATCGCCGACGAAGACGTTCAAGAAGCATTGGACCGAGTCTTGGCTCGTTACGGTTCGCTCGAAGGCACCGACGCTCCAGCGGAAACCGGCGACAAGCTGTTGATCACCGCCAAGTTCAAGAAGGACGGCAAAGTTCTTTCGACGATGGACGAAGAACGTGTCGACCTGAACGATCGTCTGAGCCTTTCGGACGGCGTTTGCGAAGATTTCGGCAGCCTGATGACTGGCGTCAAAGAAGGCGAAACCCGCAAGGGGAAAGTCAAGGTCGCCGACGGTGCGTCCGACGAAGCCATGCAAGGCCAAGAAGTGGATGCCGAATTCCACGTCGTCGAAGTGCTGAAGCTTGAATTGCCCGAGATGACCGAAGAGTTCTTGGGTGAATTGGGCGACTTCGAATCCGAGCAAGAGCTGCGTGATTTCGTCCGCGACTCGCTGACTCGCCAAGCCGACTACCGCACTCAACAAGCGGTTCGCAAGACCGTCGTGGATCTGTTGACCGGGTCAGCCGACTTCGAATTGCCGGCCACACTGGTTCGTCGCCAAACCGCACGCGAACTGGAACGTAAAGTTCTGGAACTTCGCCGTAGCGGATTCGATGACGATATGATCCGTCGCTTCGTCAACGCGTCCCGCCAAAACGCACAGGCCACCACCGAGTCGGCTCTGCGTGAACACTTCATCCTGGAACAGATCGCCGAAGAAGAGAAGATCGACGCCGAGGAAGCTGATTACGCTGCTGAAATCGCCCTGATCGCTCAACAAAGCGATATGCCAGAACGACGCGTTCGCGCTCGTCTGGAAAAGCAGGGCCAGATGGATGCACTGCGAAATCAAATCGTTGAACGTAAGGTCATCGAATTGGTTGTCGAAAGTGCCAAGGTCACCGAAGAACCTGTCGACAAGAAGACCGGTGAAGAAGGCAGCGAATTCGCCGTCTATCACAACGTTCTGCCGACCAAGGATGCCGAAGTCATCCCAACCGCCAAGTACGATGACGGTTCGGCTCCGGACACCGAAAAGAAGCCGACCGAACGCGACACCGAAGACTGA